In Kineococcus sp. NBC_00420, a single genomic region encodes these proteins:
- a CDS encoding fatty acid desaturase family protein, with product MALEQSPTAGATRTARAAHRSTSTYTALAQRVREAGLMRRRLGYYWRRITTLVVVLAVLATSLQFIGDTWWVLLLAPVVSLTLSQVAFLGHDAAHQQIFSTPKWNALASRCLASLLGGLSHGWWLGKHNLHHAAPNQVGRDTDINSKVLAFHPEALEGMGRTHRWLLTHQGFWFFPLLMLEGFNLHVDSASALLRRGAMKRTHVDVLMVLGRWAVYATILLLAVSPGKAAAFVAIEVSVFGVLLGGAFAPNHTGMPLLARGAKLDFLNRQVLSSRNVGGGRLVDFFMGGLNRQVEHHLFPSMPRPNLRLVQPLVRAHCAEVGIPYTQTSVTGAFAAVVTHLNTVGLAGRRQNSCPLAAQLRS from the coding sequence ATGGCACTCGAGCAGTCCCCGACGGCGGGCGCGACGCGCACCGCGCGAGCGGCCCACCGCAGCACCAGCACGTACACGGCGCTCGCGCAGCGCGTGCGCGAGGCGGGGCTCATGCGACGCCGCCTGGGCTACTACTGGCGCCGCATCACCACCCTCGTCGTCGTGCTGGCCGTCCTGGCGACGTCCCTGCAGTTCATCGGCGACACCTGGTGGGTGCTGCTGCTCGCCCCGGTCGTGTCGCTGACGTTGAGCCAGGTCGCCTTCCTGGGCCACGACGCCGCGCACCAGCAGATCTTCAGCACCCCGAAGTGGAACGCCCTCGCCTCCCGGTGCCTGGCCAGCCTGCTCGGCGGGCTCAGCCACGGCTGGTGGCTGGGCAAGCACAACCTCCACCACGCCGCGCCGAACCAGGTCGGGCGCGACACCGACATCAACTCCAAGGTCCTCGCCTTCCACCCGGAGGCGCTGGAGGGGATGGGCCGCACCCACCGCTGGCTGCTGACGCACCAGGGTTTCTGGTTCTTCCCGCTGCTGATGCTCGAGGGCTTCAACCTGCACGTCGACAGCGCCTCGGCCCTGTTGCGACGGGGTGCGATGAAGCGCACCCACGTCGACGTCCTCATGGTCCTGGGCCGGTGGGCGGTCTACGCCACGATCCTGCTGCTCGCGGTCTCCCCGGGGAAGGCCGCCGCCTTCGTCGCGATCGAGGTGTCCGTCTTCGGGGTCCTGCTGGGCGGGGCCTTCGCCCCCAACCACACGGGGATGCCGTTGCTGGCGCGGGGCGCGAAGCTCGACTTCCTCAACCGCCAGGTCCTGTCCTCGCGCAACGTGGGGGGCGGCCGCCTCGTCGACTTCTTCATGGGCGGGCTGAACCGCCAGGTCGAGCACCACCTCTTCCCGAGCATGCCGCGGCCGAACCTGCGCCTCGTGCAGCCCCTGGTGCGCGCGCACTGCGCCGAGGTCGGCATCCCCTACACCCAGACCAGCGTCACCGGCGCCTTCGCGGCCGTCGTCACGCACCTCAACACCGTGGGCCTCGCCGGGCGTCGGCAGAACTCCTGCCCGCTGGCGGCACAGCTGCGCAGCTGA